CCCGGTGGGATCGGCTGACCCGGCTTTACGCGCATTATGGGCCGCGCGGCCGCATCGCCATGCACGGCCGCTACTCCCTACTCCACTCCCCCACGAGCATCGCCGTACTCGAACGCCTGGTCGCCACCCCGTCGGCACTCCGTACGGAATGGGAGCACGCCGAACTGCCCCCGGCGTGGCTGGACGGTCTGGTCACCGCCTGGCAGGCGTCGAAGACCCCGCCGGACTGACGCCCGCCGCCTACCTGCCCGAACGGAGTGGTCGCGGGCGGCAACCGGCGTTCTCAGTTCACGGATTCGGTGACGGACGCGTCCTGGCGCGCGGAGGGAAGGCTGAAGACGAAGCGGGTGCCGGGAGCGTGGTCGGCGTCGAGGCCGATGGTGCCTCCGTGGTACTCCACGATCTTCTTGCAGAGGGCGAGACCGATGCCGTTGCCCGGATAGGTGTCACGGGTGTGGAGGCGCTGGAAGATCACGAAAATGCGCTCGGCGTACTCCGGGCCGATCCCGATGCCGTTGTCGCTCACGGCGAACTCCCAGCGGGGGCCGGCACCCTCCGCGGAGTCCTCCTGTCCGGAGGCGGTGAGGTGGATCCGGGGCACTTCCCCCGGGGTGCGGAACTTGATGGCGTTGGAGATCAGGTTCTGCAGCAGCACCCCGAGCTGGGTCGGGTCACCGTGGACCGCGGGGAGGGGGTCGTGGGTGATGACCGCACCGCTCTCCTCGATCACCATGCCGAGGGAGTTGGTGGTACGACGCAGGACGGCCTCGATGCTGACGTCGGTGTCCTCGGCGTGCAGGCGGCCTACACGGGAGAAGGCGAGGAGATCACCGATGAGGGTCTGCATCCGGTTCGCACCGTCGACCGCGAAGGAGATGTACTGCTTGGCGCGGTCGTCGAGCTGCTCCGCGTAGCGGCGTTCCAGCAGCTGGCAGAAGCTGGCGACCTTGCGCAGCGGCTCCTGGAGGTCGTGGGAGGCAACGTAGGCGAACTGTTCCAGCTCCTCGTTGGAACGGCGCAACTCCGTGGCCTGTTCGTCGAGCTGGGCCCGGGCCCGGTCGCTGAACTCCAGCTCCCCGGCCAGCCGCCGCCGCATTCCGTCCACGTCCCTCGCCAGCGCCCGGAGGTCTGCGGGGCCGGAAGCGGCGATGGTGTGCCCGAACCGGCCGTCCGCGATCTCACGGACATCCGTGCGCAGCCGGTCCAGTGGCAGCTGGACGCCCCTGCGCAGGCCGGCGAAGGCGAGGGCGATGAGGGCGAGCACGACGCAGGCGATGGCGGTGAACACCGTGTTGCGCAGAGTGCGCGCCGCCTGCAGATCGTCGCGCGCGCGGTCCCGCTCGGCCTCGATGTTGTTCTGCTGCTCGGTCAGCGAGGCGCGGAGGGCGTCGAAGGCGGCCTTCCCCGACTCGGTGCGCTGCTGGGCCGAGGCGGTGGGTTCGGCCGCCTCGCTGACGGGGCGGGCCGTGGTGGTCTGCCAGCGCTCGGAGTCCTCGCGCACCCGGGCCAGGTCGGCGGTCGCCCGCTCGTCGCCCTCGGTCAGACGCGCGAGCTCCTGCGCCGCCGTTCCCTCCTGGGCGACTCCGTCCTGGTACGGCTCGAGGAATTCGCGCTTCCCCGTCATGCCGTATCCGCGGATCCCGGTCTCCTGGTTGATGAGCGCGCTCTCCATCCGCACGGAGGCGATGAGCGCGGGCGACCACCGGTCGGTGAGCCTCTTGTTGACGTCGGTTGCGTGGGCGAGGACCCAGACCCCGCCCCCGGTCAGGACGAGCAGGAGCACCAGCACAGCCGCGGAGCCGGCGCCCAGCCAGCCACGGGTCGTCCAGCCGTCGCGGACGGACCCCGGCGGACGTGTTGCCGGGGCCTGCTGCACGGTGTCGGTCTCCATGTCGGGTCCGCCTTCCCTCGCCCGGCGGCGTACCGGGCGGCGTCACCCTACCCCCGGGGACAACCATGGTTGTCGACAGGGTCCCCCGCCGTCTACGGTGCACCCATGGCAGTAGAGACCTGGGCGAGCTCCGAGCAGGAGGAGCTGGCCGAACGCGCACGCCAGGCGATCGCCGAGGCCGCCCGGAAGCTCGTCCTCGGCGCGCCCGTGCCGGTTGACGGCCGGCAGGATCCGGACGCGCTCCGGAGCGACGCACTGGCCTCTCTGCGTGCCCTCGCCCACCTGAGCCGGGCCGTGGAGGAGTGCGCGGCACTGGCCGCCCGCGCCGCCGCCCAGGAGGGCGCGGGCTACCCGCAGCTGGGAAGAGCCTGGGGGGTCAGCCGCCAGGGGGCCCGCAAGCGCTGGCCCGGTCTCGTCTTCACCGCCCGCCCCGCATCGCGACCGCTACCCCACCACCAGACCCGGAGCTCGCTCATGAACGGCCTCGCCCCCCGCACGTACACCGTCCTGCTCGTCGAGGACGACATGGCCGACGCCATGCTGATCGAGGAGGCGCTGACGGAACACGGGATGGCCCGGGGTATCCAGCGGGCGGACGACGGGGTCGCGGCGCTGGAGTACCTCCGCGACCCTCACACCGACCGGCCGGACCTGATCGTCCTGGACCTGAACATGCCTCGCATGAACGGCCGCGAACTGCTGAACGTCCTCAAGAACGACACCTCTCTGTCCAGCATCCCCATCGTCGTGCTGACCACGTCGGCGGCGCCGGACGATGTCGAGGACGCCTACCGTCAGCACGCCAACGCCTATGTCACGAAGCCCGTCAACCTCGACGACTTCATGCAGACCGTCCAGAGCATCGACTCCTTCTTCCTCGACACCGCGACGACTCTTCCGCAGCACCCGGGCGACGAGGCCTGAGAGCGGGCGCGTTCCGCCCGCGTCGGGCCGAGTCCGCCGCCGGTCGTTTCCGGCCGCCGGCCGGGCTCTCGGCGTGCGCACCCTGGGTAGACTCCCGCCACCGACGACGAGACCACTCCACGGCCGCACGCAGAACTGACCCCGGAAGCCTTCGGACACCGGCAGGACGAAGCCCGCGCCCCACCGGCTCCCGGCGCACCGGGCATCCGCCTCCCGGGCGCCGTCGGAAGCCACCGCACCCGGCCTGTCGCGTTCCGACGGCCCCGGACAGCTCGGCCCGAACCTGTCATGCCCATGACTAGCCCGTGTCCCCCCGATCCGCCGCCGTGGTCGCGTCCCGGAGTCCTCGCGTTCCGTCCTTCGAGAGAGGAACCCCCCTGATGCGCCCACGCCGACCACGATCTCGCCCTCATGTCCCTCCGGGGGACGCCGGGCGTTCCGGAGCCGCCGCGTCCAGGACCCGGCCCCGGACAGGGCGGCTCCTGCTCTGCGTCGCGGGGGTGCTGGGCATGCTGCTGGCCCTCTCGGCGCCCGCCGCGGCAGACACAGCCTCCTCCGGCTCCTCGCCCACGGCCGCTGCGGCCACGGGCACGCCGCTGCGCGACGGGACGGGTCTGTACCCACGGGCCGTCCGGCTCGCCCACAGCGGCGCGGCCGACGGACGGGTGCTGGCGAGCGTCGTCACCTTCGACGGGAACAACGGCATCGGCGCCATCCACGAAAGCACCGACGGGGGCACCACCTTCCGCGAGGTCGGCCGCGTGGCCGACCCCGAGTCGGCGGCGGGTCAAGGGCTCTGCTGCGCCACCCTGTTCGAGCTGCCGAGCCAGGTGGGCTCGCTCGCGCCGGGAACACTGCTGTGGGCCTCGTCCGCGGGCCAGGACGAGCAGAACCGGCGTATGGCTCTTCGCGTCTGGCGCAGCACCGACGTGGGCCGGACCTGGTCCTACCTCTCCGCCTGCGCCACCGCGAGCGGCACCGGCGGTTTGTGGGAGCCGGAGTTCTCCGTGGCCGCCGACGGTGCGCTCGTCTGCCACTACGCCGACGAGACGGATCCCGCCCACAGTCAGAAACTGGTCGCTTCACGCAGCTACGACGGCGTGACCTGGCAGGGGCACCACGACACCGTGGCCGGCGGATGGGCGCCGGACCGGCCGGGCATGCCCGTGGTGCGCAGACTGCCGAACGGCACGTACTTCATGAGCTACGAGATCTGCAATCCGGGCGGCCAGTACCAGTGCGTGGTCCACTTCCGGACATCGTCGGACGGTTGGAACTGGGGCGACGCGACCGCTCTGGGCAGCCGTCCGGAGACGGTCGACGGCAAGTACTTCAGAGCCGCGCCGACGATCGCGTGGGCTCCGTCGCCCGACGGAGGGGCGAACGGCCGGATCCTGCTGGTGGGCCAGCGGCTGCTCAACCGTGACGGCACGGTGGCGGCGGACAGCGGACGTACGGTTCTCGCCAACACGGAGAACGGCAGCGGCCCGTGGTACGAGATCGAGTCGCCCGTACGAGTGGCCGATCCCGCGGTGAACCACTGCCAGAACTACAGCTCCCCGCTGCTCCCGTCGGCCGACGGCACCCGCCTGCTGCAGATCGCCACCGACTGGGACGGCTCGGTGTGCCGCCCCTACTTCGCGACCGGCTCCGCCACCGGCACCGGTGACGCGGCCGGAGTCGTGGACGGGGCGCTCTACCGGCTGCGCAACGCGGGCAGCGGGCACTGCCTGGACGTGGCGGCGGACTCACGTGCGCCGGGTGGCAACGTCCAGCAGTGGACCTGCAACGGGCTCGGCCCGCAGGACTGGACGCTCCGTGCCCGCGGCGACGGCCGTTTCACCCTCACCGGCCGCAACAGCGGGTACTGCCTGGACGTCGAGAACGGCTCGGCGACGCCCGGTGCGAACGTCCGGCAGTGGTACTGCAATGCCGCACCGGCCCAGGACTGGCGTGTGCGGAGCGTGGGCCGCGGCTACTTCAGGATCGTGTCCTCCTCCAGCGGCCAGTGCCTCGACGTGGCGCAGGGCTCCCGGTCGCCGGGCGCCAACGTCCAGCAGTGGACCTGTAACGGCCACCAGCCTCAGATCTGGCAGTTGCAGAGGGTCTGAGGGCATGAGGTCGGCCTCCCCGGTCCCGGGGAGGCCGACCTCGGTACGTCTACTCCGTCGCCGTCGGCCTCCGCGCTGCCGCCGTCGCGCCGTCCAGGCCGGTCAGCGGACGCAGCCGGTAGGTGTAGGAGTAGTCCCTGTCCGCGAACAGCTTGAATTCGTCGTGCGTGTGCGCGCCCCAGCTGTCGTCACCACCCACTCCCATCTGCCGGTGGTTCAGCCGCAGTACGACGTCCTTCCGCGGTGTCAGCTGGTAGTCGTGTCGGGCACCCGCCGACAGGTCCTCCGGAGTGAAGTACGAGGCGTTGACCTCGATCAGCGGTTCGCCCGTGGCGAGCAGCCCCCGGCCTCTGCCGTCCGTCAGCGCCACCCAACGGACATCCGTCCTGTTGCCGTTCTCCTGCGGGCGGACGTAGGGGGTCCACTGTTCGGAGACGGTGGAGGAGTGCAGGCCCACGTCCGTGCCGTTGTTGCGGTCCCAGTGGTTCTCCTCCGGGCCGCGGCCGTAGTAGTGCACGTGGTTCAGGCGGCCGGGCAGAACGAGCAGCGAGCCGACCTCCGGGATGTACGGGAGACCGGACGCACCCGGGTGCAGGGTGTGATCGACCTTGATCTCGCCGTTGCCGAAGACCGTGTACGTGGTGGTGTACGCCGATTCCGTCGTGGTGGGCAGGGTGCCGCTGACGGCGATCTCGACGGCCCGGTCACGCAGTTCACGGACCTCGAATCCCGTCACCTTCCGGTCGCTGCCCGCGTGGCGCCAGGTGCCGTTGCGGGTGGGCTGGCCGTTGCCGATGTCGTTCTCGGTGGGCGCCCGCCAGTAGTTGGGGGCGGGTCCCGAGGTGATCAGCTCGTCGCCGCCCGTCTCGTAGGACGTGATGACGCCGCTCCTCCTGTCGACCGTCACGGAGAAGTCGTGGCCCGTCACCGTGACGGAGTCGTCGTCGTCCCGGTGGCTGAGGGTCCGTACGGAGTCCAGCGGCCGGGGCGTCACCGCCGGGCTGCCGGCGTCGAGCGGGAGCTGATGGCGGGCGACCTCGAACCCTGCCTCGGCCCACTTCGTGGCCTCGCTGGTGGTGAACGACAGCTGGAGGAAGTACTCGGTGCCCGGAGCGGGGCGGGAGGGCAGGGTGAAGGGGACGGTGATGCCCTTGGTGGACAGGGGTGCGATGTCGAGCTGGGCGCGGGTCAGCTTCCCGCGCTGCACCGCCCTGCCGTCGGCGACGACGGTCCAGCTGCCGTCGAGTTCCCGGAGGTTGGTGAACAGGTACTCGTTGGTGACGGTGAAGCGGCGCGAGGCGCCCCCACCGGTCGCCGCGACATCGATCGCCTGGAGGACACGCTTGATCTCCGCGGCCTTGCCGGTGTGCCCGCGGTCCGCCATGACGATGCCGTCGGCGCTGAAACTGCCGTCGTTCGGGTTGTCCCCGAAGTCACCGCCGTAGGCGCGGAACGTGGGCTCCGTGGGCCGGACCTCCTCGATGCCGACGGTGGCGGCGTCGAACCAGAACCGCACGCCCTCGTCGCGGGGTCCGCGGGTGCCGGACGCGAGTTCGGGCCCGGTCAGGGCGCGGGCGTGGACGCGTGCCCGCCGGATGGTGCCGCTGAACTCGCGGGTCGGGTGGTCCGCGTCGGTGGCGAGGGCGACCGGCGCGTTGTTGCTGTCGGGGCGCTGCGCAGCGGCCTTGGTGGCCTTGGCCTCGCCGTCGACGTAGAGGGTCAGGGTGGCCGCCGCAGCGTCGAAGACACCCGCGACGTGGTGCTCGGTGCCGGTCCAGTCCTTCGGGAGGGCCCAGCTCGCGGTGGTCCACCGGCCGGCGGCGTGGACGAAGAACTCCAGGTTGCCGTCCGTCTGCTTCAGTGCGTACTGGGTGTCGCCCTTGGCCAGAATGGGCTGATGCCGACCGGTCACCTTCTGCGTGATCCACGCCTCCAGGGTCAGTGAGCCGGTGATGTCCAGGCCGGCGTCGTGTCCGAAGACCGTGCCCCCGGAGACCCCCTTCTCTCGGTCGAAGCTGCCGCTGGGCGCGAGGAGTTCTCCGGCCACCGCAGCGGGCCCGGCCTCCGTGAACAGCTTGCGCGTCGGCGTCGGCCAGGTGAGCGCCTGGTCGGCGAAGTCCCAGATCCAGCCGCCCTGCAACACGTCGTGGGCGCGGATCACGTCCCAGTACTTCTTGAAGTTGCCGCTGGAGTTCCCCATCGCGTGGGAGTACTCGATCAGGACGAAGGGCCGCGTGTCGGCGGTGTCCTTGGCGCGCTGCTCGACCTGGGCCGGCCTGGTGTACATCTCCGAGCGGATGTCACTGATGCCGGGCCTGTCGTCGCCCTCGTACTGGATGACGCGCGTGGGGTCGTACGACCGGATCCAGTCGTGCATGGCGACGAAGGCCGAGCCGGTGCCCGCCTCGTTGCCGAGCGACCAGATGACGGCGGAGGCGTGGTTCTTGTCTCGGTGGACCATGTTCCTCGCGCGGGCCAGGCACGCCTCGGTCCAGTCCGCGTGGTTTCCGGGGTAGGTGTCGCGGATGCCGTGGGTCTCGAGGTTGGTCTCGTCCACCAGGTACAGGCCGTACTCGTCCGCCAGCTCCAGCCAGAGCGGGTTGTTGGGGTAGTGGGAGGTGCGGACGGTGTTCATGTTCAGCCGCTTGACCACCCCGATGTCCTCGACCATGTCCGCCCGGGTCAGCGACATGCCCCGGTCGGGGTGCATCTCGTGCCGGTTCGTGCCACGCAGGGAGACGGGCTTGCCGTTGATGCGCATCAGACCGTCGACGATCGCGAACTCACGGAGGCCCACCCGGTGCGAGAGGGTCTCGGTCACCCTGCCCGCCGGGTCACGCAACCGCAGTACGGCGGTGTAGAGGTTCGGGTGCTCGGCGGACCACAGCGCGGGTTTCGGGACGGCCTTGGAGGACCGCACGGTCACGTCGTCACCGGCCCGGACGGTGCCGAGGTCGGCGGACTGCCGCAGCGGCCGGGACCAGACGGGGTGTCCACCGGCGTCGTAGAGCTGGGTCTCGACGGTGTACTCCCCCGTGCCCGAAGTGCTGTCGCCGTAAGCACGCACGGAGGCGGTGACGGACAGTTCGGCTGCCGTCCAGCCGTCGCTGAGCGGGGTGTCGAGCTTGAAGTCCCGCAGGTGGACGGTGGGGGTGGAGAAGAGATGGACCGAGCGGAAGATCCCGCTCAGCCTGATCATGTCCTGGTCCTCCATCCAGTCGCCGTCGGAGAAGCGGTAGACCTCCACGGCGATCTGGTTGCGGCCTTGTCGCAGGTGCGGGGTGATGTCGTACTCGGCGGAGGTGTAGGAGTCCTCGCGGTAGCCCACCGGCACGCCGTTGATCCACACGTAGTGTGCGGATTTCACCCCTTCGAAGTGCAGGAAGACCCGCCGCCCGTCCCAGCCCCGCGGCACGGTGAAGGCGCGGCGGTACTGGCCGACGGGGTTGTACCGGGTGGGCGCGTACGGCGGCTGCGCCTCCTCGCCCAGTCCGTTGGCGCCGGCCCAGGGATAGGTGATGTTGGAGTAGATGGGGAAGTCGTAGCCGTGCAGCTGCCAGCACGACGGCACCGGGATGGTGTCCCAGGAGCGGTCGTCGAGGTCGGTGCGGTGGAAATCCGGGTCCCGGTCGTCGGGGCGGTCCGCGTAGGCGAACTTCCACGTCCCGTCGAGGTCGAGCCGCCACGGGGAGCGTGTCCGGTCACCGGCCAGGGCCGCGTCCACGTCCGCGTACGGCATGAGCGTGGTGTGCGGCGGCTGTGAACCGATGTCGAAGACCGCGATGTTGTTGCTCCACTCCGGATGGCCGTTGGCCGGAGGGCCCCAGCCGGCCGAGGTGGTGTCGGCGTGCGCCACCGCTCCGGCGGGTATGGCGGACGGGAGGGCGGAGAGAGCGAGTGCGCCGAAGCCGGCGGCACCGCCCTCCAGAATCCGGCGGCGGCTGACGCTCCCGGGCGGGTGGGCCGGCTGGTGGGGGAAGGACGGGTGCTGCATGGCTGAGGACCCCTCGGTATGACCGTGCTGCGTGCGTCGGTGCGGCGCACAGCGCGTAGGCGTGTCGTGTTCCGTGCGGTGCCGTCGATGTGCCGGGCGGAGCTCAGGGCCCGGACCCGGCCCGGTGGCCGCGTCCGTCGGCCCGGCCGTGTTCGCCGCCGTCCTGCCCGGCGCTGCTGGTTCTCATGTGGTTGCGGCTCCTCGTGGGGAAGTTGCCTCTTCATCCTGTTCGAGATTTCGACATGCGTCCGAAATCCTGCCGAGACGGTAGTGACGCGTGATGCGGGGTGTCAACGGTCGTGCACGGCGGGTGTTCCCCGCCGGCCGCCACGGCGTCGGCGGAGCCACCCGGGGCACCGCGGTTCCTCGAACACGATCCCGCGCGGCGGCGGGCGCAGGAACACGCGGACAGGCCGACCCGGTCGTCCCGGGTCGGCCTGTCATGGAGGGGTCGCACCGCCCGGCGGGCGGGCGGGGGAGCCTCAGATGGTCGCGGCGTCGATCACGAACCGGTACCGGACATCACTGTTCAGCACGCGCTCGTACGCCTCGTTGATCTCGGAGGCGCCGATCAGTTCGATCTCGGCACCGAATCCGTGCTCGGCGCAGAAGTCCAGCATGTCCTGGGTCTCCTGGATGCCGCCGATACCGGAACCCGAGAGGGACTTCCGTCCGCCGATCAGGGAGAAGAGGTTGACGGAGATGGGCTCCTCCGGGGCGCCGACGTTCACGAGAGCGCCGTCCGTCTTGAGGAGGGACAGGTAGGCACCGAAGTCCAGCGGCGCGGACACCGTGGACAGGATGATGTCGAACGTGCCGCGCAGGTCCTCGAAGGTCTTCGGGTCACTGGTGGCGTAGTAGTGGTCGGCGCCGAGCTTCAGGCCGTCCTCCTGCTTGCGCAGGGACTGCGAGAGAACGGTCACCTCCGCACCGAGGGCGTGCGCGATCTTGACGCCCATGTGCCCGAGGCCGCCCATGCCGACGACGGCGACCTTCTTGCCGGGTCCGGCGTTCCAGTGCTTCAGCGGGGAGTACGTGGTGATGCCCGCGCAGAGCAGCGGCGCGGCCTCGTCCAGGGCCAGGCCGTCGGGGATGCGGAGGGTGTACTTCTCGTCCACCACGATGTGTGTGGAGTAGCCGCCGTAGGTGGGGTCGCCGTTCTTGTCGAGGGCGTTGTAGGTGCCGGTGTTGCCCTTGGCGCAGTACTGCTCGAGGCCTGCCCTGCAGTTGTCGCACTCCCGGCAGGAGTCGACCATGCAGCCGACGCCCACGCGGTCGCCCACGGCGAACCTGGTGACGCCGGAGCCGGTCTCCGTGACGACGCCGGCGATCTCGTGGCCGGGGACCATCGGGAATATGCCCTCGCCCCAGCCGTCGCGGGCCTGGTGGATGTCGGAGTGGCAGATTCCGGCGAACTTGATGTCGATCAGGACGTCGAACTCGCCGACCGCCCGACGCTCGACGGTGGTGCGCTCCAGCGGAGCCTTCGCCGAGGGGGCGGCGTACGCGGCGACAGTGGTCATGCGGAATTCTCCTAAGGAGTGGTCCTGCGCCCGGCAGCCTTCGGTCCGGGCACGTCCCCCAGCCTGCCCCACCTCGTGGTGTTCACCCAGGCCACGGTTGTGCCTACGACCAGTGGTCCTACTACCGGCGGGGTCAGGATGGTGTGCGTACGACCGTGGATACTGGACACATGGAGGAACAGCCTGTGACCGAGAGGCCTCCCGCCGGTGATCCCCGCCCCGGTGGGAGCGCGGGACCCGCTCTGGACCGGCGCGCCGAGCTCAGCGAGTTCCTGCGCAGCCGCCGTGCCCGGCTGAAGCCGGAGGACGTGGGTCTGCCGGACTTCGGCCGGCACCGCCGGGTTCCGGGGCTGCGCCGCGAGGAGCTGGCCCAGCTGGCCGGGGTGTCCGTGGCCTACTACACACGTCTCGAACAGGGCAACGGCCAGAACGTCTCCGGGGAGGTGCTGGGCGCGATCGCGTCCGCGCTGAGGCTGACGGACGCGGAACAGGCTCACCTCAGCCATCTCGCGAAGCCGAAGCGGCACCGGAAGAAGCCGTCGGCACGGCAGCAGCGCGTGCGCGGGGCCCTCAGCCGACTGCTCGACACCATGGAAGGTGTTCCGGCGTACGTCGTCGGGCGGCGCTCGGAGATCCTGGCCTGGAACCGTATGGCCGCCGCCGTCTTCGGTGACTGGTCCCAGCTGCCGCCGCAGGAGCGGAACTGGGCGCGGCTGGTGTTCCTGGACCCGGAGTACCAGGAGCTGTTCGTGGAGTGGGACCAGAAGGCCTCGGACATCGTCAGCTATCTGCGGATGGACGCGGGCTGCCACCCGGACGACCCCCGCCTCTCCGCTCTCATCGGTGAACTGTCCGTGAAGAGCGAGGAGTTCCGGCGACTGTGGGCCAGGCATGACGTCAAGGAGAAGAGCCACGGCGTGAAACGTCTGCACCACCCGCTGGTGGGCGAGCTGTCGCTGGGGTTCGAGACGTTCACCCTGCCCGACGACCCGGAGCAGTCGGTGGTCGCCTATCACGCGGAGCCGGGCTCCGCGTCCGCCGAAGCGCTCCGGCTGCTCGCGAGCTGGGGCACGGACGCCACCAGGGCGGGCACGTCGGCGTCCGGAAGGCAGTAGGGCATCACGCGGGTACGGCCCCGGCGGCCCGACAGGCCGTGTACCGCCCTCGGTCCGATCGGCCGTGTACCGCCTTCCACCAGCCTGTACGCTGCGGGGATGCAGTCGCCCGGCTCCCCCTCCTCCGCGCGGTCCGGTCAGGCCGCCGCCCCTGCCCAGCGTGGGCTCCTGACGGAACGGATCGCGCGGGAACTCGAGCACGACATCCGCTCCGGCGAGATCTCCGTGGGGACGAAGCTTCCTTCGGAACGGGAGCTCGCGGCCCAGTTCGAGGCCAGCAGGAACGTCGTGCGCGAGGTTCTGCGGCGGCTGGAGGCCCAGCATCTGATCGAGGTCGCACCGGGCCGGGGTTCCTTCGTGCGTGAGCAGACGCCAGGTCAGGCCAGGGGGTACGACGCCCTGTACCGGGCGGGCCTGCCCACCGTGCGGCAGCTGATCGAGGCCCGGCTGCCGCTCGAGGTCGAGACGGTGCGCCTGGCGACGGAGCACGCGACGGACGCGGACATCGAGGCCTTGAGGTCCGCGCGGGACGCTCTCGAGTCGGCGACCGACGTCGTCGTCAAGGCACGGGCCGACATGGCCTTTCACGACGCCATCGCCGAGGCGAGCAGGAATCCGGTTCTGCGGATCATGCTCACGTCGATCAGCGGGATGATGTTCGAGATGATGCTGCGCTCCAACTCCGATCCGTCGATCGGCGAACCGGGCGTTCCGCACCACCCCGAGATCTTCGAAGCGATCGAGGCGCGCGACGCGGATCTGGCCTGTGAACGGATGCGGGAGCATCTGATGCTCGGCCTGCGCACCTACGGCAAGGATCTCGACATCCAGGTCGACGTCATGGCGCGCAACCACATCGAAGCGCTGCTGGACGAGACCGGGAACCGGTACGGCTCCGCCGGGACGGGCGACTAGCACCCGGCACGGCGGTTCCCGGCGCCCCCGTCCCCTCCCCCGCGTTCCGGGTGCCGGGACCGAGGGTGGTCGCGCGGAATCGGTCCCGCTCAGGGGCTGTTCGGTCCGCCCCTCT
The DNA window shown above is from Streptomyces sp. Alt3 and carries:
- a CDS encoding response regulator, with the translated sequence MAVETWASSEQEELAERARQAIAEAARKLVLGAPVPVDGRQDPDALRSDALASLRALAHLSRAVEECAALAARAAAQEGAGYPQLGRAWGVSRQGARKRWPGLVFTARPASRPLPHHQTRSSLMNGLAPRTYTVLLVEDDMADAMLIEEALTEHGMARGIQRADDGVAALEYLRDPHTDRPDLIVLDLNMPRMNGRELLNVLKNDTSLSSIPIVVLTTSAAPDDVEDAYRQHANAYVTKPVNLDDFMQTVQSIDSFFLDTATTLPQHPGDEA
- a CDS encoding RICIN domain-containing protein; protein product: MLLALSAPAAADTASSGSSPTAAAATGTPLRDGTGLYPRAVRLAHSGAADGRVLASVVTFDGNNGIGAIHESTDGGTTFREVGRVADPESAAGQGLCCATLFELPSQVGSLAPGTLLWASSAGQDEQNRRMALRVWRSTDVGRTWSYLSACATASGTGGLWEPEFSVAADGALVCHYADETDPAHSQKLVASRSYDGVTWQGHHDTVAGGWAPDRPGMPVVRRLPNGTYFMSYEICNPGGQYQCVVHFRTSSDGWNWGDATALGSRPETVDGKYFRAAPTIAWAPSPDGGANGRILLVGQRLLNRDGTVAADSGRTVLANTENGSGPWYEIESPVRVADPAVNHCQNYSSPLLPSADGTRLLQIATDWDGSVCRPYFATGSATGTGDAAGVVDGALYRLRNAGSGHCLDVAADSRAPGGNVQQWTCNGLGPQDWTLRARGDGRFTLTGRNSGYCLDVENGSATPGANVRQWYCNAAPAQDWRVRSVGRGYFRIVSSSSGQCLDVAQGSRSPGANVQQWTCNGHQPQIWQLQRV
- a CDS encoding sensor histidine kinase gives rise to the protein METDTVQQAPATRPPGSVRDGWTTRGWLGAGSAAVLVLLLVLTGGGVWVLAHATDVNKRLTDRWSPALIASVRMESALINQETGIRGYGMTGKREFLEPYQDGVAQEGTAAQELARLTEGDERATADLARVREDSERWQTTTARPVSEAAEPTASAQQRTESGKAAFDALRASLTEQQNNIEAERDRARDDLQAARTLRNTVFTAIACVVLALIALAFAGLRRGVQLPLDRLRTDVREIADGRFGHTIAASGPADLRALARDVDGMRRRLAGELEFSDRARAQLDEQATELRRSNEELEQFAYVASHDLQEPLRKVASFCQLLERRYAEQLDDRAKQYISFAVDGANRMQTLIGDLLAFSRVGRLHAEDTDVSIEAVLRRTTNSLGMVIEESGAVITHDPLPAVHGDPTQLGVLLQNLISNAIKFRTPGEVPRIHLTASGQEDSAEGAGPRWEFAVSDNGIGIGPEYAERIFVIFQRLHTRDTYPGNGIGLALCKKIVEYHGGTIGLDADHAPGTRFVFSLPSARQDASVTESVN
- a CDS encoding glycoside hydrolase family 2 TIM barrel-domain containing protein; its protein translation is MQHPSFPHQPAHPPGSVSRRRILEGGAAGFGALALSALPSAIPAGAVAHADTTSAGWGPPANGHPEWSNNIAVFDIGSQPPHTTLMPYADVDAALAGDRTRSPWRLDLDGTWKFAYADRPDDRDPDFHRTDLDDRSWDTIPVPSCWQLHGYDFPIYSNITYPWAGANGLGEEAQPPYAPTRYNPVGQYRRAFTVPRGWDGRRVFLHFEGVKSAHYVWINGVPVGYREDSYTSAEYDITPHLRQGRNQIAVEVYRFSDGDWMEDQDMIRLSGIFRSVHLFSTPTVHLRDFKLDTPLSDGWTAAELSVTASVRAYGDSTSGTGEYTVETQLYDAGGHPVWSRPLRQSADLGTVRAGDDVTVRSSKAVPKPALWSAEHPNLYTAVLRLRDPAGRVTETLSHRVGLREFAIVDGLMRINGKPVSLRGTNRHEMHPDRGMSLTRADMVEDIGVVKRLNMNTVRTSHYPNNPLWLELADEYGLYLVDETNLETHGIRDTYPGNHADWTEACLARARNMVHRDKNHASAVIWSLGNEAGTGSAFVAMHDWIRSYDPTRVIQYEGDDRPGISDIRSEMYTRPAQVEQRAKDTADTRPFVLIEYSHAMGNSSGNFKKYWDVIRAHDVLQGGWIWDFADQALTWPTPTRKLFTEAGPAAVAGELLAPSGSFDREKGVSGGTVFGHDAGLDITGSLTLEAWITQKVTGRHQPILAKGDTQYALKQTDGNLEFFVHAAGRWTTASWALPKDWTGTEHHVAGVFDAAAATLTLYVDGEAKATKAAAQRPDSNNAPVALATDADHPTREFSGTIRRARVHARALTGPELASGTRGPRDEGVRFWFDAATVGIEEVRPTEPTFRAYGGDFGDNPNDGSFSADGIVMADRGHTGKAAEIKRVLQAIDVAATGGGASRRFTVTNEYLFTNLRELDGSWTVVADGRAVQRGKLTRAQLDIAPLSTKGITVPFTLPSRPAPGTEYFLQLSFTTSEATKWAEAGFEVARHQLPLDAGSPAVTPRPLDSVRTLSHRDDDDSVTVTGHDFSVTVDRRSGVITSYETGGDELITSGPAPNYWRAPTENDIGNGQPTRNGTWRHAGSDRKVTGFEVRELRDRAVEIAVSGTLPTTTESAYTTTYTVFGNGEIKVDHTLHPGASGLPYIPEVGSLLVLPGRLNHVHYYGRGPEENHWDRNNGTDVGLHSSTVSEQWTPYVRPQENGNRTDVRWVALTDGRGRGLLATGEPLIEVNASYFTPEDLSAGARHDYQLTPRKDVVLRLNHRQMGVGGDDSWGAHTHDEFKLFADRDYSYTYRLRPLTGLDGATAAARRPTATE
- a CDS encoding NAD(P)-dependent alcohol dehydrogenase, producing the protein MTTVAAYAAPSAKAPLERTTVERRAVGEFDVLIDIKFAGICHSDIHQARDGWGEGIFPMVPGHEIAGVVTETGSGVTRFAVGDRVGVGCMVDSCRECDNCRAGLEQYCAKGNTGTYNALDKNGDPTYGGYSTHIVVDEKYTLRIPDGLALDEAAPLLCAGITTYSPLKHWNAGPGKKVAVVGMGGLGHMGVKIAHALGAEVTVLSQSLRKQEDGLKLGADHYYATSDPKTFEDLRGTFDIILSTVSAPLDFGAYLSLLKTDGALVNVGAPEEPISVNLFSLIGGRKSLSGSGIGGIQETQDMLDFCAEHGFGAEIELIGASEINEAYERVLNSDVRYRFVIDAATI